Proteins found in one Zea mays cultivar B73 chromosome 1, Zm-B73-REFERENCE-NAM-5.0, whole genome shotgun sequence genomic segment:
- the LOC103640606 gene encoding uncharacterized protein — MQHMFPLLSTVSSMQGPPPGPGQQQSSKQLMRTVSISVLVMSLPVLYVSFLHVPPAALARDTTFWFLMSNSIIIVIAADSGMLFFRSSSSSSPDDDGDGDGGLHAPPPTKDQQASLVGVAAAIAESSGDDDRAYALVESRDIVVVVSPSATNDGGSAATTASRSRSLAGSEERRAARRRHHRRAGHRPSHSQSSQALVPVVVQDKSVVLSEEKPRRQLRRAATTTTTDRRPPPETTADEKEKLESEYSRLSDEELNRRVEEFIARFNREMRLQLEEEEDEEEQARRSGSESD, encoded by the coding sequence ATGCAGCACATGTTCCCTCTGCTCAGCACCGTCAGCAGCATGCAAGGACCTCCTCCCGGCCCCGGCCAGCAGCAGAGCAGCAAGCAGCTGATGAGGACGGTGTCCATCTCGGTGCTGGTGATGTCGCTGCCGGTGCTCTACGTCTCCTTCCTCCACGTCCCGCCCGCCGCGCTCGCCCGCGACACCACCTTCTGGTTCCTCATGTCCAActccatcatcatcgtcatcgccGCCGACTCCGGCATGCTCTTCTtccgctcctcctcctcctcctcgccggacgacgacggtgacggcgacggcggcctccacgcgccgccgccgaccaAGGACCAGCAGGCTTCTTTGGTTGGCGTGGCGGCGGCCATCGCCgagagcagcggcgacgacgaccgcGCGTACGCATTGGTCGAGAGCAGAGACATCGTCGTCGTCGTAAGCCCGTCGGCGACCAACGACGGCGGCAGCGCAGCGACGACGgcgagccggagccggagcctggccgggagcGAGGAGCGGCGGGCGGCGAGGCGGCGGCACCACCGGCGCGCCGGGCACCGGCCGTCGCACTCGCAGTCGTCGCAGGCCCTCGTCCCCGTAGTCGTGCAGGACAAGAGCGTGGTGCTCAGCGAGGAGAAGCCGAGGCGGCAGCTCCGGCGCGCCGCGACTACGACGACGACGGACAGGCGGCCGCCGCCGGAGACTACTGCCGACGAGAAGGAGAAGCTGGAGAGCGAGTACTCGAGGCTGTCGGACGAGGAGCTGAACCGGCGCGTGGAGGAGTTCATCGCCAGGTTCAACCGGGAGATGAGGCTAcagctggaggaggaggaggatgaggaggagcaggcGAGACGAAGCGGAAGCGAAAGCGACTGA
- the LOC103640607 gene encoding uncharacterized protein isoform X6 — translation MSAISRQQGKLGGGSLRHGVQAYSRHQQQPMANAADDPMVDEAGVEDAFTHEITDYLYVPRYHVLSWMETVEGMVAGVAALPPVYLILNRDLLETGWGWKRLVPYRPGYVEWHVFKKYLGDYFDHNREAFLCAEQKPDPFGWIIAEKSALIAAAKLCLKMEKALLRYCASFLTPDDKRLILGIKDQAKQMIQSEVLQAMVQMGVLVPTGDMTVVRRTAQFFLNSFQECLTAQRKEREMATAELGFKKQLTKEEKFEKRKQRLATIGEDLLAIAADQPFRFPATFTFVVRAFSVLDGTGKGLHPRFHITEIAKP, via the exons ATGTCGGCCATCAGCCGGCAGCAGGGGAAGCTGGGCGGAGGGTCATTGCGGCACGGCGTCCAGGCGTACAGCAGGCACCAGCAACAGCCCATGGCAAACG CCGCAGATGACCCTATGGTAGATGAAGCCGGAGTAGAAGATGCCTTCACACATGAGATCACCGATTATTTGTACGTCCCTAGATACCATGTGTTGAGTTGGATGGAAACTGTGGAGGGGATGGTGGCCGGTGTGGCGGCGCTTCCGCCGGTGTATTTGATACTGAACAGAG ATCTTCTTGAGACGGGATGGGGATGGAAGAGGCTGGTGCCCTACAGACCTGGTTATGTTGAGTGGCATGTGTTCAAGAAATACCTTGGGGACTATTTCGACCATAATCGTGAAGCTTTTCTTTGTGCCGAGCAGAAGCCTGATCCATTTGGATGGATTATTGCTGAAAAGAGTGCCCTGATTGCTGCAGCCAAATTG TGCCTCAAGATGGAGAAGGCACTTCTCAGGTACTGTGCTAGCTTTCTCACTCCTGACGACAAAAGGCTGATCCTCGGGATCAAggaccaggcaaagcaaatgatcCAATCAGAG GTGCTTCAAGCAATGGTTCAAATGGGTGTCCTTGTTCCTACTGGAGATATGACTGTTGTCAGAAGAACCGCTCAATTTTTCCTTAATAG CTTTCAAGAGTGCCTAACAGCACAAAGGAAGGAGAGAGAAATGGCAACCGCAGAACTGGGTTTCAAAAAGCAATTAACTAAGGAGGAGAAGTTTGAAAAGAGGAAGCAGAGACTTGCTACAATCG GAGAGGATCTTTTGGCGATTGCTGCTGATCAACCATTTCGCTTCCCTGCCACATTTACATTTGTGGTCAGAGCATTCTCAG TTCTAGATGGTACTGGGAAAGGCCTTCATCCTAGGTTTCATATTACAGAGATTGCTAAGCCCTGA
- the LOC103640607 gene encoding uncharacterized protein isoform X2: MSAISRQQGKLGGGSLRHGVQAYSRHQQQPMANAADDPMVDEAGVEDAFTHEITDYLYVPRYHVLSWMETVEGMVAGVAALPPVYLILNREIYDTCSCLLMMPVWCQGYLLETGWGWKRLVPYRPGYVEWHVFKKYLGDYFDHNREAFLCAEQKPDPFGWIIAEKSALIAAAKLCLKMEKALLRYCASFLTPDDKRLILGIKDQAKQMIQSEVLQAMVQMGVLVPTGDMTVVRRTAQFFLNSFQECLTAQRKEREMATAELGFKKQLTKEEKFEKRKQRLATIGEDLLAIAADQPFRFPATFTFVVRAFSVLDGTGKGLHPRNAKELLRFNDAGVEIVVKVCGETCVFLL, encoded by the exons ATGTCGGCCATCAGCCGGCAGCAGGGGAAGCTGGGCGGAGGGTCATTGCGGCACGGCGTCCAGGCGTACAGCAGGCACCAGCAACAGCCCATGGCAAACG CCGCAGATGACCCTATGGTAGATGAAGCCGGAGTAGAAGATGCCTTCACACATGAGATCACCGATTATTTGTACGTCCCTAGATACCATGTGTTGAGTTGGATGGAAACTGTGGAGGGGATGGTGGCCGGTGTGGCGGCGCTTCCGCCGGTGTATTTGATACTGAACAGAG AGATATATGATACATGCTCCTGCTTGCTCATGATGCCGGTTTGGTGCCAAGGCT ATCTTCTTGAGACGGGATGGGGATGGAAGAGGCTGGTGCCCTACAGACCTGGTTATGTTGAGTGGCATGTGTTCAAGAAATACCTTGGGGACTATTTCGACCATAATCGTGAAGCTTTTCTTTGTGCCGAGCAGAAGCCTGATCCATTTGGATGGATTATTGCTGAAAAGAGTGCCCTGATTGCTGCAGCCAAATTG TGCCTCAAGATGGAGAAGGCACTTCTCAGGTACTGTGCTAGCTTTCTCACTCCTGACGACAAAAGGCTGATCCTCGGGATCAAggaccaggcaaagcaaatgatcCAATCAGAG GTGCTTCAAGCAATGGTTCAAATGGGTGTCCTTGTTCCTACTGGAGATATGACTGTTGTCAGAAGAACCGCTCAATTTTTCCTTAATAG CTTTCAAGAGTGCCTAACAGCACAAAGGAAGGAGAGAGAAATGGCAACCGCAGAACTGGGTTTCAAAAAGCAATTAACTAAGGAGGAGAAGTTTGAAAAGAGGAAGCAGAGACTTGCTACAATCG GAGAGGATCTTTTGGCGATTGCTGCTGATCAACCATTTCGCTTCCCTGCCACATTTACATTTGTGGTCAGAGCATTCTCAG TTCTAGATGGTACTGGGAAAGGCCTTCATCCTAG aaatgCCAAGGAATTGCTAAGATTTAATGACGCTGGTGTTGAAATAGTTGTGAAG GTGTGTGGAGAGACATGTGTATTCCTCCTATGA
- the LOC103640607 gene encoding uncharacterized protein isoform X5 produces the protein MSAISRQQGKLGGGSLRHGVQAYSRHQQQPMANDDPMVDEAGVEDAFTHEITDYLYVPRYHVLSWMETVEGMVAGVAALPPVYLILNRDLLETGWGWKRLVPYRPGYVEWHVFKKYLGDYFDHNREAFLCAEQKPDPFGWIIAEKSALIAAAKLCLKMEKALLRYCASFLTPDDKRLILGIKDQAKQMIQSEVLQAMVQMGVLVPTGDMTVVRRTAQFFLNSFQECLTAQRKEREMATAELGFKKQLTKEEKFEKRKQRLATIGEDLLAIAADQPFRFPATFTFVVRAFSVLDGTGKGLHPRNAKELLRFNDAGVEIVVKVCGETCVFLL, from the exons ATGTCGGCCATCAGCCGGCAGCAGGGGAAGCTGGGCGGAGGGTCATTGCGGCACGGCGTCCAGGCGTACAGCAGGCACCAGCAACAGCCCATGGCAAACG ATGACCCTATGGTAGATGAAGCCGGAGTAGAAGATGCCTTCACACATGAGATCACCGATTATTTGTACGTCCCTAGATACCATGTGTTGAGTTGGATGGAAACTGTGGAGGGGATGGTGGCCGGTGTGGCGGCGCTTCCGCCGGTGTATTTGATACTGAACAGAG ATCTTCTTGAGACGGGATGGGGATGGAAGAGGCTGGTGCCCTACAGACCTGGTTATGTTGAGTGGCATGTGTTCAAGAAATACCTTGGGGACTATTTCGACCATAATCGTGAAGCTTTTCTTTGTGCCGAGCAGAAGCCTGATCCATTTGGATGGATTATTGCTGAAAAGAGTGCCCTGATTGCTGCAGCCAAATTG TGCCTCAAGATGGAGAAGGCACTTCTCAGGTACTGTGCTAGCTTTCTCACTCCTGACGACAAAAGGCTGATCCTCGGGATCAAggaccaggcaaagcaaatgatcCAATCAGAG GTGCTTCAAGCAATGGTTCAAATGGGTGTCCTTGTTCCTACTGGAGATATGACTGTTGTCAGAAGAACCGCTCAATTTTTCCTTAATAG CTTTCAAGAGTGCCTAACAGCACAAAGGAAGGAGAGAGAAATGGCAACCGCAGAACTGGGTTTCAAAAAGCAATTAACTAAGGAGGAGAAGTTTGAAAAGAGGAAGCAGAGACTTGCTACAATCG GAGAGGATCTTTTGGCGATTGCTGCTGATCAACCATTTCGCTTCCCTGCCACATTTACATTTGTGGTCAGAGCATTCTCAG TTCTAGATGGTACTGGGAAAGGCCTTCATCCTAG aaatgCCAAGGAATTGCTAAGATTTAATGACGCTGGTGTTGAAATAGTTGTGAAG GTGTGTGGAGAGACATGTGTATTCCTCCTATGA
- the LOC103640607 gene encoding uncharacterized protein isoform X1 translates to MSAISRQQGKLGGGSLRHGVQAYSRHQQQPMANAADDPMVDEAGVEDAFTHEITDYLYVPRYHVLSWMETVEGMVAGVAALPPVYLILNREIYDTCSCLLMMPVWCQGYLLETGWGWKRLVPYRPGYVEWHVFKKYLGDYFDHNREAFLCAEQKPDPFGWIIAEKSALIAAAKLCLKMEKALLRYCASFLTPDDKRLILGIKDQAKQMIQSEVLQAMVQMGVLVPTGDMTVVRRTAQFFLNSFQECLTAQRKEREMATAELGFKKQLTKEEKFEKRKQRLATIGEDLLAIAADQPFRFPATFTFVVRAFSVLDGTGKGLHPRNAKELLRFNDAGVEIVVKASFNIWSKLLTYLYDSTSPKG, encoded by the exons ATGTCGGCCATCAGCCGGCAGCAGGGGAAGCTGGGCGGAGGGTCATTGCGGCACGGCGTCCAGGCGTACAGCAGGCACCAGCAACAGCCCATGGCAAACG CCGCAGATGACCCTATGGTAGATGAAGCCGGAGTAGAAGATGCCTTCACACATGAGATCACCGATTATTTGTACGTCCCTAGATACCATGTGTTGAGTTGGATGGAAACTGTGGAGGGGATGGTGGCCGGTGTGGCGGCGCTTCCGCCGGTGTATTTGATACTGAACAGAG AGATATATGATACATGCTCCTGCTTGCTCATGATGCCGGTTTGGTGCCAAGGCT ATCTTCTTGAGACGGGATGGGGATGGAAGAGGCTGGTGCCCTACAGACCTGGTTATGTTGAGTGGCATGTGTTCAAGAAATACCTTGGGGACTATTTCGACCATAATCGTGAAGCTTTTCTTTGTGCCGAGCAGAAGCCTGATCCATTTGGATGGATTATTGCTGAAAAGAGTGCCCTGATTGCTGCAGCCAAATTG TGCCTCAAGATGGAGAAGGCACTTCTCAGGTACTGTGCTAGCTTTCTCACTCCTGACGACAAAAGGCTGATCCTCGGGATCAAggaccaggcaaagcaaatgatcCAATCAGAG GTGCTTCAAGCAATGGTTCAAATGGGTGTCCTTGTTCCTACTGGAGATATGACTGTTGTCAGAAGAACCGCTCAATTTTTCCTTAATAG CTTTCAAGAGTGCCTAACAGCACAAAGGAAGGAGAGAGAAATGGCAACCGCAGAACTGGGTTTCAAAAAGCAATTAACTAAGGAGGAGAAGTTTGAAAAGAGGAAGCAGAGACTTGCTACAATCG GAGAGGATCTTTTGGCGATTGCTGCTGATCAACCATTTCGCTTCCCTGCCACATTTACATTTGTGGTCAGAGCATTCTCAG TTCTAGATGGTACTGGGAAAGGCCTTCATCCTAG aaatgCCAAGGAATTGCTAAGATTTAATGACGCTGGTGTTGAAATAGTTGTGAAGGCAAGTTTCAACATTTGGTCAAAGCTGTTAACCTATCTCTATGATAGCACATCTCCTAAGGGTTAG
- the LOC103640607 gene encoding uncharacterized protein isoform X4 — MSAISRQQGKLGGGSLRHGVQAYSRHQQQPMANAADDPMVDEAGVEDAFTHEITDYLYVPRYHVLSWMETVEGMVAGVAALPPVYLILNRDLLETGWGWKRLVPYRPGYVEWHVFKKYLGDYFDHNREAFLCAEQKPDPFGWIIAEKSALIAAAKLCLKMEKALLRYCASFLTPDDKRLILGIKDQAKQMIQSEVLQAMVQMGVLVPTGDMTVVRRTAQFFLNSFQECLTAQRKEREMATAELGFKKQLTKEEKFEKRKQRLATIGEDLLAIAADQPFRFPATFTFVVRAFSVLDGTGKGLHPRNAKELLRFNDAGVEIVVKVCGETCVFLL, encoded by the exons ATGTCGGCCATCAGCCGGCAGCAGGGGAAGCTGGGCGGAGGGTCATTGCGGCACGGCGTCCAGGCGTACAGCAGGCACCAGCAACAGCCCATGGCAAACG CCGCAGATGACCCTATGGTAGATGAAGCCGGAGTAGAAGATGCCTTCACACATGAGATCACCGATTATTTGTACGTCCCTAGATACCATGTGTTGAGTTGGATGGAAACTGTGGAGGGGATGGTGGCCGGTGTGGCGGCGCTTCCGCCGGTGTATTTGATACTGAACAGAG ATCTTCTTGAGACGGGATGGGGATGGAAGAGGCTGGTGCCCTACAGACCTGGTTATGTTGAGTGGCATGTGTTCAAGAAATACCTTGGGGACTATTTCGACCATAATCGTGAAGCTTTTCTTTGTGCCGAGCAGAAGCCTGATCCATTTGGATGGATTATTGCTGAAAAGAGTGCCCTGATTGCTGCAGCCAAATTG TGCCTCAAGATGGAGAAGGCACTTCTCAGGTACTGTGCTAGCTTTCTCACTCCTGACGACAAAAGGCTGATCCTCGGGATCAAggaccaggcaaagcaaatgatcCAATCAGAG GTGCTTCAAGCAATGGTTCAAATGGGTGTCCTTGTTCCTACTGGAGATATGACTGTTGTCAGAAGAACCGCTCAATTTTTCCTTAATAG CTTTCAAGAGTGCCTAACAGCACAAAGGAAGGAGAGAGAAATGGCAACCGCAGAACTGGGTTTCAAAAAGCAATTAACTAAGGAGGAGAAGTTTGAAAAGAGGAAGCAGAGACTTGCTACAATCG GAGAGGATCTTTTGGCGATTGCTGCTGATCAACCATTTCGCTTCCCTGCCACATTTACATTTGTGGTCAGAGCATTCTCAG TTCTAGATGGTACTGGGAAAGGCCTTCATCCTAG aaatgCCAAGGAATTGCTAAGATTTAATGACGCTGGTGTTGAAATAGTTGTGAAG GTGTGTGGAGAGACATGTGTATTCCTCCTATGA
- the LOC103640607 gene encoding uncharacterized protein isoform X3, translating to MSAISRQQGKLGGGSLRHGVQAYSRHQQQPMANAADDPMVDEAGVEDAFTHEITDYLYVPRYHVLSWMETVEGMVAGVAALPPVYLILNRDLLETGWGWKRLVPYRPGYVEWHVFKKYLGDYFDHNREAFLCAEQKPDPFGWIIAEKSALIAAAKLCLKMEKALLRYCASFLTPDDKRLILGIKDQAKQMIQSEVLQAMVQMGVLVPTGDMTVVRRTAQFFLNSFQECLTAQRKEREMATAELGFKKQLTKEEKFEKRKQRLATIGEDLLAIAADQPFRFPATFTFVVRAFSVLDGTGKGLHPRNAKELLRFNDAGVEIVVKASFNIWSKLLTYLYDSTSPKG from the exons ATGTCGGCCATCAGCCGGCAGCAGGGGAAGCTGGGCGGAGGGTCATTGCGGCACGGCGTCCAGGCGTACAGCAGGCACCAGCAACAGCCCATGGCAAACG CCGCAGATGACCCTATGGTAGATGAAGCCGGAGTAGAAGATGCCTTCACACATGAGATCACCGATTATTTGTACGTCCCTAGATACCATGTGTTGAGTTGGATGGAAACTGTGGAGGGGATGGTGGCCGGTGTGGCGGCGCTTCCGCCGGTGTATTTGATACTGAACAGAG ATCTTCTTGAGACGGGATGGGGATGGAAGAGGCTGGTGCCCTACAGACCTGGTTATGTTGAGTGGCATGTGTTCAAGAAATACCTTGGGGACTATTTCGACCATAATCGTGAAGCTTTTCTTTGTGCCGAGCAGAAGCCTGATCCATTTGGATGGATTATTGCTGAAAAGAGTGCCCTGATTGCTGCAGCCAAATTG TGCCTCAAGATGGAGAAGGCACTTCTCAGGTACTGTGCTAGCTTTCTCACTCCTGACGACAAAAGGCTGATCCTCGGGATCAAggaccaggcaaagcaaatgatcCAATCAGAG GTGCTTCAAGCAATGGTTCAAATGGGTGTCCTTGTTCCTACTGGAGATATGACTGTTGTCAGAAGAACCGCTCAATTTTTCCTTAATAG CTTTCAAGAGTGCCTAACAGCACAAAGGAAGGAGAGAGAAATGGCAACCGCAGAACTGGGTTTCAAAAAGCAATTAACTAAGGAGGAGAAGTTTGAAAAGAGGAAGCAGAGACTTGCTACAATCG GAGAGGATCTTTTGGCGATTGCTGCTGATCAACCATTTCGCTTCCCTGCCACATTTACATTTGTGGTCAGAGCATTCTCAG TTCTAGATGGTACTGGGAAAGGCCTTCATCCTAG aaatgCCAAGGAATTGCTAAGATTTAATGACGCTGGTGTTGAAATAGTTGTGAAGGCAAGTTTCAACATTTGGTCAAAGCTGTTAACCTATCTCTATGATAGCACATCTCCTAAGGGTTAG